CATGATTCAGGGAGGCGGATTTACCCCGAATATGGAGCAGAAACCTACAAAATCCCCCATCAAAAATGAGGCGGATAATGGTTTGAAGAATGAGCCCGGCACTATAGCTATGGCCCGCACAAGCGTGGTGGATAGTGCAACTTCGCAGTTCTTCATAAACCAGGTGGATAACCAATTTTTAAACCACGGTTCGAGGGACTTCGGCTATGCTGTATTCGGCAAGGTTGTGGAGGGCATGGATGTGGTCAATAAAATCGCACAGGTGAAAACTGGTAGGGTCGGTCCCTTTCAGGACGTTCCTTTAGAGCCAGTGGTGATTGAATCGGTGAAGATAGTGGAAGTAGCGAAAGATTGATTTTCAAACTTATTCAAAATAAGAGATTAATTATCGGAGTTGGCCTGACAGTAATCAAAGGACTTCAACGACGTGCAAAGAAACAACCCCTCTTCAATTCACCTCTTACTAAGCCTGTGCTGAGCGAAGTCGAAGTATGGTGGAAACACAAAGGGGGTTAAAACGGAGGCTTGGGTTATAGAATAAACCGGAGACATAGGTTACACATAACTATGAATAATATGGGGCTTGCCCAGTAATGATGTGTTGTAGTTATTGTGCGTTGGTCTTCTGAAATTGGAGATACCTCACTACTTTCTCACCGTCAAATAAACTTCTCCGCCGGCTTCGGTAAACTCCTTCGCTTTTTCCTCCATTCCCCTCTCGATGGCTTCATGCTCGGAGATACCGTGTCTTGCTGCGTACTCTCTTACATCCTGGGTTATCCTCATGGAGCAGAACTTGGGCCCGCACATGGAGCAAAAGTGAGCAAGCTTGGCGTTGTCCGACGGAAGCGTTTCATCATGCATCGCCCTGGCGCTGTCCGGGTCTAGAGATAGATTGAACTGGTCGTTCCACCTGAATTCAAATCGTGCCTTGCTGAGCACATTGTCCCGGAGTTGTGCGACCGGGTGTCCTTTGGCCAAGTCCGCCGCATGGGCGGCTATCTTGTAAGCGATTACCCCGTCTTTCACGTCTTTCTTGTTAGGTAGCCCTAGGTGTTCTTTTGGTGTTACGTAACAGAGCATTGCCGTACCATACCAGCCAATCATTGCCGCTCCTATGGCGGAGGTTATGTGGTCATATCCCGGAGCGATGTCTGTGGTCAATGGGCCAAGGGTGTAGAAAGGGGCTTCCTTACAAATCTGGAGCTGTTTATCCATGTTTTCCTTGATTAGGTGCATAGGGATGTGCCCCGGGCCTTCGATCATCACCTGAACGTCATGCCTCCAGGCGATCTGAGTTAATTCCCCCAATGTCTCTAGTTCGGCAAATTGGGCCTCGTCGTTGGCGTCGGCAATACATCCCGGCCTAAGACCGTCACCCAGAGAGAATGCGATGTCGTAGGCCTTCATGATTTCGCATATCTCTTCAAAGTGGGTGTAAAGGAAGCTCTCCTTGTGGTGTGACAAGCACCATTTTGCCATGATAGAACCGCCTCTTGAGACTATGCCGGTAACCCTCTTTGCGGTGAGAGGAATGTATCTCAGTAACACTCCGGCATGAATCGTAAAATAGTCGACACCTTGCTCTGCCTGCTCGATAAGGGTATCCCTGAATATCTCCCAGGTCAGCTCCTCGGCCTTCCCGCCTACTTTTTCGAGCGCCTGGTAGATTGGCACAGTGCCCACCGGAACAGGCGAGTTCCTTATTATCCATTCCCTGGTTTCGTGAATGTTTTTGCCGGTCGATAAATCCATGATTGTATCTGCGCCCCAGCGGCATGCCCAGACCGCTTTCTCCACTTCTTCCTCGATGCTCGAGGTCACGGCTGAGTTTCCAATGTTGGCATTGATCTTCACCAGGAAATTTCTGCCGATGATCATCGGCTCGCTCTCCGGATGGTTGATATTGCTGGGGATGATGGCCCTCCCTCTAGCTACCTCCTCTCTGACGAATTCTGGGGTTATGTAGCTATCCGGCATATTTGCCCCGAAGCTTTCTCCCCGGTGATAGGCAGCCAGGTCTTTCATCTTCTCCTTCATCTCATCAATACGCTGGTTCTCTCGGATGGCTATGTACTCCATCTCCGGTGTGATGATGCCTTTTCGGGCATAATGCATCTGCGTGACGTTTTTGCCCGGTTTTGCTCTCAGGGGTTTTCTCAAGTGCTTGAACCTGACCCCGTTTAACTTAATCTCTTTAAGGCTGCTTCTGGCAAATTCGGATGAAAAGTTTGTAAGT
This DNA window, taken from Thermodesulfobacteriota bacterium, encodes the following:
- a CDS encoding peptidylprolyl isomerase, producing MTTSLGDIKIELYPDKAPITVENFLSYAKDGFYNGTIFHRVIPGFMIQGGGFTPNMEQKPTKSPIKNEADNGLKNEPGTIAMARTSVVDSATSQFFINQVDNQFLNHGSRDFGYAVFGKVVEGMDVVNKIAQVKTGRVGPFQDVPLEPVVIESVKIVEVAKD
- the thiC gene encoding phosphomethylpyrimidine synthase ThiC, translating into MSRQISIPTQRTITREPFPNSKKIYVSGKLHDIKVAMREIHLEDSDQIFALNGGSVKNYSITVYDTSGPYTDPNVEIDVHQGLPPLREKWILERGDSERLTNFSSEFARSSLKEIKLNGVRFKHLRKPLRAKPGKNVTQMHYARKGIITPEMEYIAIRENQRIDEMKEKMKDLAAYHRGESFGANMPDSYITPEFVREEVARGRAIIPSNINHPESEPMIIGRNFLVKINANIGNSAVTSSIEEEVEKAVWACRWGADTIMDLSTGKNIHETREWIIRNSPVPVGTVPIYQALEKVGGKAEELTWEIFRDTLIEQAEQGVDYFTIHAGVLLRYIPLTAKRVTGIVSRGGSIMAKWCLSHHKESFLYTHFEEICEIMKAYDIAFSLGDGLRPGCIADANDEAQFAELETLGELTQIAWRHDVQVMIEGPGHIPMHLIKENMDKQLQICKEAPFYTLGPLTTDIAPGYDHITSAIGAAMIGWYGTAMLCYVTPKEHLGLPNKKDVKDGVIAYKIAAHAADLAKGHPVAQLRDNVLSKARFEFRWNDQFNLSLDPDSARAMHDETLPSDNAKLAHFCSMCGPKFCSMRITQDVREYAARHGISEHEAIERGMEEKAKEFTEAGGEVYLTVRK